One segment of Vicia villosa cultivar HV-30 ecotype Madison, WI unplaced genomic scaffold, Vvil1.0 ctg.002467F_1_1, whole genome shotgun sequence DNA contains the following:
- the LOC131638887 gene encoding uncharacterized protein LOC131638887, which translates to MANNVTATREATRRTHTYSFHREGLIQLGQLGGLITGHNKTVFTENYGNILTLLDSHVDEWGLSTLLQFYDPDLRCFTFSGYQLAPTLEEYSHFLDIKVQHKVPFVCVPEKPDLDNIANALYLSIEDVLGNWKKNGNTHGFYMSFLVEKAQELANKKLWEAFNALLAVLIYGIVMFPNIHKFVDLAAICLFMDRNPIPTLLADTYYSIHSRYGKGGAIRNCLPLLYTWFKSHLPTSGPFITSTQKWPQRIMGLTGNDIVWCPTGMDVEKVITSCGTFDNVPLIGTKGGTDLKGLEKVVSAWNDIHTSDQISLGEKSVVAKQAYTDWVENRVKDRLLPFPKVNPLYEQPPKIPIATVPAEKCTQHDTSYCHASSMSLFTGLRPPSPKSLNIETVLSYVIFPLSISLIHMMIRVMRYSHLKWIA; encoded by the exons atggctaacaacgtgaccgctacCAGAGAAGCTACAAGGCGTACTCACACTTACAGTTTCCATCGCGAAGGCTTGATTCAGTTGGGGCAATTGGGTGGATTGATCACTGGTCATAATAAAACTGTGTTCACTGAGAATTACGGAAACATCTTGACTCTTTTGGACTCACACGTCGACGAATGGGgtttatctactcttctccagttctatgatcctgaCTTGCGTTGTTTCACCTTCTCAGGCTATCAGTTGGCTCCCACTCTCGAGGAGTACTCTCACTTTCTCGATATCAAGGTTCAACACAAGGTTCCTTTCGTTTGTGTCCCAGAGAAACCGGATTTGGACAacattgccaacgctctttatttgagcatagaaGACGTCCTTGggaattggaagaagaatggtaACACTCATGGTTTCTATATGAGTTTCTTGGTTGAGAAGGCCCAAGAATTGGCCAACAAAAAGTTGTGGGAGGCTTTCAACGCCCTTCTGGCCGTTTTGATCTATGGGATCGTGATGTTCcctaacattcacaagttcgttgatctGGCCGCTATATGTCTTTTCATGGATAGGAATCCGATCCCTACTTTGCTAGCCGATACATACTATTCCATTCACTCTCGATATGGGAAAGGAGGAGCCATAAGAAATTGTTTGCCATTGTTATACACCTGGTTTAAGTCCCACCTACCTACAAGTGGTCCTTTCATTACTTCTACtcagaaatggcctcaaaggatcatggggcttactggAAATGACATTGTCTGGTGTCCCACCGGAATGGACGTGGAGAAAGTGATAACTAGCTGTGGTACTTTTGACAACGTTCCTCTTATAGGAACAAAAGGA GGAACCGATCTAAAAGGTTTAGAAAAAGTGGTGAGTGCCTGGAATGACATCCATACAAGTGATCAGATTTCTCTAGGTGAAAAGAGTGTCGTTGCCAAACAAGCCTACACGGATTGGGTTGAAAATAGAGTTAAAGATCGCttgttgcctttcccgaaggttaacccATTGTACGAGCAACCACCTAAGATTCCAATTGCCACTGTGCCTGCTGAGAAATGTACCCAG CATGATACCAGTTATTGTCATGCAAGTTCAATGTCACTTTTCACAGGGTTGCGACCACCATCTCCCAAGAGTCTTAACATCGAAACCGTCCTCTCGTATGTCATCTTTCCACTGAGCATAAGTTTGATTCATATGATGATCCGTGTCATGAGGTATAGTCACTTAAAGTGGATAGCTTAA